The Metabacillus sediminilitoris genome window below encodes:
- the phnC gene encoding phosphonate ABC transporter ATP-binding protein, producing MNPLLTIKNLVKVYGKDTRALNGISLDIYPGEFIVVIGPSGAGKSTFIRCINRLVDPSEGDIIFDGQHLEKLSGRKLRKERSKIGMIFQHYNLVGRTNVIKNVLHGQLSNIPLYKSLLGLYRFEDKKEAVELLKKVGLQDQIYKRADELSGGQMQRVGICRAILQRPKLLLADEPIASLDPLSANIVMQQLHTISKEKKLTCIVNLHQVDYAKKYATRIIGIKKGTIVFDGAPSRLTDDMIRDIYEGKESQMTLQGVSGTQSMQLAVGQNDE from the coding sequence ATGAATCCATTATTAACAATAAAAAATTTAGTTAAGGTCTATGGTAAAGATACACGTGCGTTGAATGGAATTTCTTTAGATATCTACCCAGGTGAATTTATTGTTGTCATCGGTCCTTCTGGTGCTGGAAAGTCCACCTTTATCCGATGTATCAATCGCCTTGTGGATCCGTCCGAAGGGGATATTATATTTGATGGGCAGCATCTGGAGAAACTTAGTGGGAGGAAACTGCGAAAAGAAAGGTCCAAAATCGGGATGATTTTCCAGCATTATAACTTAGTTGGTAGAACGAATGTAATTAAAAATGTTCTCCATGGCCAATTAAGCAACATTCCTTTATACAAGAGTTTGCTTGGGCTCTATCGTTTTGAAGATAAGAAAGAAGCCGTTGAACTTCTTAAAAAAGTGGGTCTTCAAGACCAAATTTATAAACGAGCCGATGAGCTTTCTGGAGGGCAAATGCAGCGGGTTGGAATTTGTCGAGCGATATTGCAGAGACCAAAGCTACTGCTTGCGGACGAGCCGATCGCGTCGCTGGATCCGCTTTCTGCCAATATTGTGATGCAACAGCTTCATACAATTTCTAAAGAAAAGAAATTAACCTGTATTGTGAATCTCCATCAAGTGGACTACGCCAAAAAGTATGCCACACGAATTATTGGGATTAAAAAAGGGACGATTGTGTTTGATGGCGCTCCCTCACGATTAACGGATGACATGATTCGGGATATCTATGAGGGAAAAGAATCGCAAATGACGCTACAAGGTGTAAGTGGAACACAGTCAATGCAATTGGCGGTGGGACAAAACGATGAATAA
- a CDS encoding MFS transporter: MIETEQLPVVKSKYNEKSNSSAGLSWLERIGYGIGDMSYNIVFQFVNAYLLFYYTDVGGIHPAVIATLFLVVRVLDAIFDPIMGVILDKTNTRWGKARPYLLWVSLPFALFTFLCFTTPYFGPTGNIIYAYITYILLGMSFSMQTIPVNSLTGRITNDVQERTVLTTTRMILVYIGILLSIACATPLATALGGENQAFGFQMTALVYAIVSIVLNLFSFFTVRERIVPKKSEKHGLKMTLSVLFKNKPLLILASSFLAFAIGFNIKLSTMVYYFMYNVDQKELVFFGTVLFFGAALISNLFIPVFSEKWGRKNVMIISAAISLISYIGLHFTPYSSITFILIWLFASGFFTTPLNTLAWGMIADCVDYAEWKTGVRADGVVISSMSFTNKLGVALAGSFSAIYLGIAGYIPNADQTVTSLNAIKNMNALIPGLFILLSIIIICFYSLTEKVYKKMISELEQRSN, encoded by the coding sequence ATGATCGAAACAGAACAATTACCGGTAGTAAAGTCTAAATACAACGAGAAATCTAACTCTAGTGCGGGTTTGTCCTGGCTAGAACGAATTGGATACGGAATAGGGGATATGTCCTATAATATTGTATTCCAATTTGTTAACGCGTATCTTCTATTTTATTATACGGACGTGGGTGGGATTCATCCCGCGGTGATCGCAACTTTGTTTCTAGTCGTACGAGTTTTAGATGCGATATTTGACCCAATTATGGGAGTTATTTTAGATAAAACCAACACGAGGTGGGGAAAAGCAAGACCATATTTATTATGGGTCTCACTTCCTTTTGCATTATTCACTTTCTTGTGTTTTACGACTCCTTACTTTGGACCAACTGGAAACATTATCTATGCGTACATTACCTATATTTTACTCGGCATGTCCTTTAGTATGCAAACGATTCCAGTTAACAGCTTAACCGGGCGGATTACAAATGATGTCCAAGAAAGAACGGTACTAACGACAACACGTATGATATTGGTTTATATTGGGATCCTTCTTTCCATTGCATGTGCAACACCACTTGCTACAGCTTTAGGTGGTGAGAACCAAGCATTTGGATTTCAGATGACGGCTTTAGTCTACGCGATTGTCAGTATCGTTTTAAACCTTTTTAGCTTTTTTACAGTACGAGAGCGAATTGTCCCGAAAAAGAGCGAAAAGCATGGGTTGAAAATGACTTTATCTGTTTTGTTTAAAAACAAGCCTTTGTTAATCCTTGCTTCATCATTTTTGGCGTTTGCCATTGGGTTTAATATTAAACTCAGTACAATGGTGTACTACTTTATGTACAATGTCGATCAAAAGGAATTAGTGTTCTTTGGAACTGTTTTATTTTTTGGTGCAGCGTTAATTAGTAACTTATTTATACCTGTATTTTCTGAAAAATGGGGTAGAAAGAATGTCATGATTATATCGGCCGCTATATCTCTTATTTCGTACATCGGGCTGCATTTTACTCCCTATTCTTCGATCACCTTCATTTTAATTTGGTTGTTTGCTTCAGGATTCTTTACGACTCCATTGAATACGCTTGCTTGGGGCATGATTGCAGATTGTGTCGATTATGCTGAATGGAAAACTGGAGTTCGAGCAGATGGAGTTGTTATTTCAAGTATGAGTTTTACGAATAAATTAGGAGTTGCACTTGCTGGGTCGTTCTCTGCAATTTATTTAGGGATAGCAGGATATATTCCTAATGCAGATCAAACAGTAACTTCACTAAACGCTATTAAAAATATGAATGCATTGATACCAGGACTTTTTATTTTACTTTCCATCATAATCATCTGCTTCTATTCTTTAACTGAAAAAGTATATAAAAAGATGATTTCAGAGTTGGAGCAAAGGTCTAACTAG
- a CDS encoding tyrosine-protein phosphatase codes for MMKNAKLNWVRLPINSLENCRELGGYSTEYGQQTTWHSFLRSSDMSKLTREDIVFLKEYGVRTVIDLRGEDEIETHKNPLAEEDFCEYHNIPFITERVSDITLSSYEVSMGDFYIDLLEQKNDQVKRIFDAIDQAEEGCIVFHCAAGKDRTGILAMLLLGLAGVEKKDIVSNYEVTYTNLESIQQIENPYGNIPNEYMYSNRDYILRAYKYILHTYQSVDQFLMAKGVGQDVIDRVKGRFIGLGETVAS; via the coding sequence ATGATGAAAAATGCAAAATTAAATTGGGTACGCTTGCCGATTAATAGTCTAGAAAACTGTCGAGAGTTAGGTGGGTACAGTACCGAATATGGGCAACAAACAACGTGGCACTCTTTTTTAAGATCAAGTGACATGAGTAAGCTTACTCGAGAGGATATCGTCTTTTTAAAAGAGTACGGGGTGAGAACCGTCATTGATTTGCGAGGAGAAGATGAAATCGAAACTCATAAAAATCCACTTGCTGAAGAAGATTTTTGCGAATATCATAATATCCCGTTTATTACCGAACGGGTTTCAGATATTACTCTATCTTCATATGAAGTTTCCATGGGAGATTTCTATATTGATTTGCTGGAGCAAAAAAACGATCAGGTGAAGAGAATTTTTGATGCGATTGATCAGGCTGAAGAAGGCTGCATCGTCTTTCATTGCGCGGCCGGAAAAGATCGAACAGGGATCTTAGCCATGCTGCTGTTAGGCTTAGCAGGAGTAGAAAAGAAGGATATTGTCTCAAATTATGAAGTAACCTACACGAACTTGGAGTCTATTCAACAGATCGAAAATCCGTATGGAAATATTCCAAATGAGTACATGTATTCAAATCGAGACTACATCCTAAGAGCCTATAAGTATATTCTTCATACATATCAAAGTGTCGATCAATTTTTGATGGCAAAAGGTGTGGGGCAGGATGTGATTGATCGAGTGAAGGGACGGTTTATAGGTTTAGGTGAAACTGTTGCATCATAG
- a CDS encoding phosphodiester glycosidase family protein: MKNVWKKAILPIASISIASVLLIHTIPETLVQAESKAQSQVQMKNNSLPLGTPNLQEERISVSLAPGVTYTRINRSETSPKDFFTIDVAFVATHEQAKGLSEKLEKDGFKNHIIREPNRAMDDQEKDPLGFIVRVGHFELEADAKAFQQTLSEKGYTGHRVVYTGEDGDQTTGPWVINVLEVNPDTFKGKVMPELGNDIVTGKETLTQMAERNEAIAGINAGYFVVGEKDGTSGDLAGIFANNGQLVSEAINGRSALILSSTGEDAEIASVSTSIQAASSDGAVREVDGLNRKPGLIRNCGGVGGDTTTELPKHDYTCTDESELIQYTSVFGEKTEPGQGVEVVLNDSGEVVEIRNQLGGEIPNSGSVLAGTGEAAEWLHDHAQQGMKIQVNSDIIADGKPLELEQTTSILNGGPRLLENGKIAINAVEEGFHWEEDPGFYYRFGERRNPRTLAGIKENGNLLFVTIDGRAPGWSVGANFEESAKVMKSLGAVDAINLDGGGSTSMTVGNDLVTRPSDAAGERPIADAILLIE, translated from the coding sequence ATGAAGAATGTATGGAAAAAAGCGATTTTACCCATTGCCTCTATCAGTATAGCATCTGTGTTGTTGATACATACCATTCCAGAAACTTTAGTTCAAGCGGAGTCGAAAGCTCAATCCCAGGTACAAATGAAGAACAATTCTCTTCCATTGGGAACACCTAATTTACAAGAGGAAAGAATATCTGTAAGTCTAGCCCCTGGAGTAACTTATACAAGAATCAATCGCAGTGAAACATCGCCTAAAGATTTTTTTACAATCGATGTGGCATTTGTAGCAACACATGAGCAAGCAAAAGGATTGTCGGAAAAATTAGAGAAGGATGGTTTTAAGAACCATATCATTCGAGAACCGAATCGGGCGATGGATGATCAAGAAAAAGACCCGCTAGGATTTATTGTCCGTGTTGGTCATTTTGAGCTAGAAGCTGACGCTAAAGCATTTCAACAAACCTTATCTGAAAAAGGGTATACGGGCCATCGAGTGGTGTATACCGGTGAAGACGGAGACCAAACTACAGGACCATGGGTTATAAATGTTTTAGAAGTCAATCCCGATACATTTAAAGGAAAAGTAATGCCTGAATTAGGGAATGACATTGTGACAGGTAAAGAAACTTTAACCCAAATGGCTGAAAGGAATGAGGCCATTGCTGGAATTAATGCAGGATACTTTGTTGTGGGTGAAAAGGATGGAACATCTGGAGATCTTGCAGGTATATTTGCTAATAATGGACAACTTGTGAGTGAAGCGATTAATGGCCGTTCAGCTCTGATTCTATCTTCAACTGGAGAAGATGCAGAAATCGCTTCGGTCTCTACTTCTATTCAAGCGGCATCTTCTGACGGTGCTGTTCGGGAAGTTGATGGATTAAACCGAAAGCCAGGATTGATCCGCAATTGTGGTGGTGTTGGTGGAGACACAACGACAGAATTACCGAAGCATGATTATACTTGCACAGACGAGAGTGAACTGATCCAATATACTTCCGTATTTGGTGAGAAGACGGAACCCGGTCAAGGGGTGGAAGTAGTATTAAATGATTCTGGTGAGGTAGTTGAAATTCGCAACCAACTTGGAGGCGAAATTCCAAATAGTGGTTCTGTTCTTGCGGGAACGGGAGAAGCAGCAGAGTGGCTTCACGATCATGCTCAACAGGGAATGAAGATCCAGGTTAATAGTGACATCATTGCTGATGGAAAGCCATTAGAACTAGAGCAAACAACCAGCATCTTAAATGGTGGCCCTCGTTTATTGGAAAACGGTAAAATCGCTATTAATGCAGTGGAGGAAGGATTTCACTGGGAGGAAGATCCAGGGTTCTACTACCGATTTGGGGAACGACGTAATCCAAGAACTCTTGCAGGAATTAAGGAAAATGGCAACCTATTATTTGTAACAATCGACGGACGTGCTCCAGGATGGAGTGTTGGTGCTAATTTTGAAGAAAGTGCTAAAGTGATGAAGTCATTAGGAGCAGTGGATGCCATTAACCTTGATGGTGGAGGATCAACTAGTATGACCGTTGGTAATGATTTAGTAACAAGACCCTCTGATGCAGCAGGTGAACGGCCAATTGCCGACGCAATATTGTTAATAGAATAA
- a CDS encoding PhnE/PtxC family ABC transporter permease — protein sequence MEHIRVTSKGSVGKSILLVLILGAVFIAAVKLINLDMQKFYERLENVPDVLSRMMAVDFSIVPDALLNIVTSLALALLTLVVAVFLAMFLSFLAASNIAPNRYLAIFIKGFFAIIRSVPSLVWGLMVIASLGFGNVSGFIAILISAVGFLTKTFTGSIEETGGEIIEAMKSTGASWFKVVYHGLIPLCITAFVAWITVCFETNVSESIGLGIIGVGGIGLLLTQAINTYNYAQTTTIVIMICLLMVVLELVMTRIKNKIKFGNS from the coding sequence ATGGAGCACATTCGAGTCACTTCAAAAGGAAGTGTTGGCAAGTCGATTCTTCTTGTTCTTATATTGGGTGCGGTGTTTATTGCAGCTGTGAAGCTTATCAACTTAGATATGCAAAAATTTTATGAACGGTTAGAAAATGTTCCCGACGTCTTAAGTCGAATGATGGCTGTCGATTTTTCAATTGTTCCTGATGCTCTTTTAAATATTGTGACCAGTTTAGCATTGGCTTTGTTAACATTGGTCGTGGCTGTTTTTTTAGCCATGTTTTTAAGTTTTTTAGCAGCATCAAATATTGCACCGAATCGATATTTAGCGATTTTTATAAAAGGTTTTTTTGCCATCATTCGCTCCGTACCTTCATTGGTATGGGGGCTAATGGTGATTGCGAGTCTTGGGTTTGGCAATGTGTCAGGCTTTATTGCAATTTTGATCTCTGCTGTTGGCTTTCTGACCAAAACTTTTACAGGGAGTATTGAAGAGACGGGCGGCGAGATTATTGAAGCGATGAAGTCAACAGGGGCTTCTTGGTTCAAAGTTGTTTATCACGGATTGATTCCGCTTTGTATTACCGCTTTTGTTGCTTGGATTACCGTTTGCTTTGAAACCAATGTTTCTGAATCTATCGGTTTAGGAATCATTGGGGTCGGTGGGATTGGTCTTTTATTGACACAAGCGATTAATACGTATAATTATGCACAAACAACGACGATTGTCATTATGATTTGTTTACTTATGGTTGTGCTTGAACTGGTGATGACGAGGATTAAAAATAAGATTAAATTTGGGAACAGTTGA
- a CDS encoding NAD(P)-dependent alcohol dehydrogenase has product MKNTVPKNMKAAVMHSTGEISIETLPVPGINHDEVLIKVMAVGICGSDLHYYTHGRIGKYIVEKPFILGHECSGVIAAVGSSVNQFKVGDRVAVEPGVTCGHCEACKEGRYNLCPDVQFLATPPVDGAFVQYIKMRQDFVFSIPDSLSFEDAALIEPFSVGIHAANRTNLQPGSTIAIMGMGPVGLMAVAAAKAFGAGTIIVTDLEPLRLDAAKKMGATHVINIREQDALHEISCITNGRGVDVAWETAGNPAALQSALASVRRGGKLAIVGLPSQNEILLNVPFIADNEIDIYGIFRYANTYPKGIQFLANGIVDTKHLITDRYSLADTREAMERALNFKNECLKIIVYPND; this is encoded by the coding sequence ATGAAAAACACAGTACCGAAAAACATGAAAGCAGCTGTTATGCACAGCACGGGAGAAATTAGCATTGAAACATTGCCTGTACCCGGAATCAACCATGATGAAGTTTTGATTAAAGTCATGGCCGTTGGAATTTGTGGTTCAGATTTACATTATTATACCCATGGCAGAATTGGCAAATACATTGTGGAAAAGCCATTTATCCTCGGTCATGAGTGCTCAGGTGTGATTGCTGCTGTTGGATCGTCTGTAAATCAATTTAAAGTTGGTGATCGCGTGGCGGTCGAACCAGGTGTAACTTGTGGACATTGCGAAGCGTGTAAAGAAGGCCGTTATAATCTTTGTCCAGATGTACAGTTTTTGGCAACACCACCGGTAGACGGTGCGTTTGTCCAATATATCAAAATGCGCCAAGACTTTGTCTTTTCGATTCCAGATTCGCTGTCCTTTGAAGATGCTGCCTTAATTGAACCTTTTTCTGTTGGTATTCATGCAGCGAATAGAACAAATCTCCAACCTGGATCAACGATTGCGATTATGGGAATGGGTCCGGTTGGGTTAATGGCTGTTGCTGCTGCCAAAGCATTTGGGGCAGGCACCATCATCGTGACTGACTTGGAGCCGTTACGACTTGATGCCGCAAAAAAAATGGGTGCAACTCATGTGATCAATATCCGTGAACAAGACGCTCTCCATGAAATCTCTTGTATTACAAATGGCAGAGGAGTTGACGTTGCTTGGGAAACAGCTGGAAATCCAGCAGCGCTGCAATCTGCACTAGCTTCTGTGCGCCGTGGTGGAAAACTTGCGATTGTCGGTTTACCTTCGCAAAATGAAATACTGCTTAATGTCCCATTTATCGCTGACAATGAAATTGATATTTATGGCATTTTCAGATATGCAAACACGTATCCAAAAGGGATTCAATTCCTCGCTAACGGTATCGTTGACACTAAGCACCTTATAACAGATCGCTATTCATTAGCAGATACACGTGAAGCGATGGAACGAGCACTTAATTTTAAAAATGAATGCTTAAAAATTATCGTCTATCCAAATGATTAA
- a CDS encoding phosphate/phosphite/phosphonate ABC transporter substrate-binding protein, whose amino-acid sequence MMKKLSKFFLTVGLVSTLAACGNQASSTSSASEGTENKGWPEELTLVQMPNENNPNAASMHTSLRDHLSEELGIEVKEFEGGSYAVGIEALASGNLDIMLASPMSYYQADKLAGAELLVTPQVEGLEYYTAFITKKDNEEINKMEDLKGKNFAFVNAASSSGYLYPKGTLVQEFNLDPDLVEQSGYFFENVTFSESHPNSVMGVKMGDFDAAAVAQGQLDSMIEAGTIKEDEFKTIGRTDDIPDASYIVREDLPEDFKKALRDAFVSFEDEKYFEAVHNDPKARFVATEQDYYDPTIEMLDAINALEEEAK is encoded by the coding sequence ATGATGAAAAAATTATCAAAATTCTTCCTAACAGTAGGACTTGTATCCACTTTGGCAGCGTGTGGGAATCAAGCGAGTTCAACATCTTCAGCTTCCGAAGGTACAGAAAACAAGGGATGGCCGGAAGAACTGACATTGGTTCAAATGCCAAATGAAAACAATCCAAATGCAGCTTCTATGCATACATCCTTGAGAGATCACCTTTCTGAGGAATTAGGAATTGAGGTGAAAGAGTTTGAAGGCGGCAGTTACGCTGTTGGTATTGAAGCATTAGCAAGTGGGAATTTAGATATTATGCTCGCTAGTCCAATGAGCTATTACCAAGCAGATAAACTTGCAGGTGCGGAATTGTTAGTTACTCCTCAAGTAGAGGGTCTTGAATATTATACTGCTTTTATTACAAAAAAAGATAATGAAGAAATCAACAAGATGGAGGATTTAAAAGGAAAGAACTTTGCGTTTGTAAATGCCGCTTCTTCTTCAGGTTATCTTTATCCAAAGGGAACCCTGGTTCAAGAGTTTAACCTAGATCCAGATTTGGTCGAGCAGTCTGGCTACTTTTTTGAAAATGTGACCTTTTCCGAATCCCACCCAAATAGTGTCATGGGAGTAAAGATGGGTGACTTTGACGCAGCGGCAGTAGCTCAAGGGCAGCTGGATAGTATGATTGAGGCAGGAACCATTAAGGAAGATGAATTCAAAACAATTGGACGTACAGATGATATTCCTGATGCTTCTTATATTGTTCGTGAGGATTTACCTGAAGATTTTAAAAAGGCCTTAAGGGATGCGTTTGTATCATTTGAAGATGAGAAATATTTTGAGGCCGTCCATAATGATCCAAAGGCACGTTTTGTAGCGACTGAACAAGATTATTATGATCCTACGATTGAAATGTTAGATGCTATAAATGCGTTAGAGGAAGAAGCAAAATGA
- a CDS encoding GntR family transcriptional regulator has translation MKGIVKMTQHSLVDIAYTKIRENLITANYMPGMLLSENVLAKELNMSRTPIRGAISRLESEGFVSSIKNRGIFVKEISMKELLDISQVILFLQEFTVDEVEARGLCFDLEKLKMYLELQLEAEKNDDYYKYIQYHILFTQCMISSANNKVMLEFMDSLKDKFIRMAMVNWKLTPNQKHYSANQLNKIIYDAICLQKYSSIKQICKETFLKTRERIIMSSPF, from the coding sequence TTGAAAGGAATTGTAAAAATGACCCAACACTCTCTTGTTGACATAGCTTATACGAAAATCCGTGAAAATTTAATTACTGCAAATTATATGCCAGGAATGCTTTTATCAGAAAATGTATTAGCAAAAGAACTAAATATGAGCCGCACCCCTATTAGAGGCGCAATCTCCCGTTTAGAGTCAGAGGGATTTGTCTCCTCTATTAAAAATCGTGGAATTTTCGTGAAAGAGATTTCTATGAAAGAATTGCTAGACATTTCGCAAGTAATCTTATTTTTGCAAGAATTTACTGTAGATGAAGTAGAGGCAAGAGGGCTTTGCTTTGATCTTGAGAAATTAAAAATGTATTTAGAGCTGCAACTTGAAGCAGAAAAGAATGATGACTATTATAAGTATATTCAATACCATATTCTTTTTACTCAATGTATGATTTCATCTGCAAACAATAAAGTCATGCTAGAATTCATGGATTCGTTGAAAGATAAATTTATACGAATGGCTATGGTTAATTGGAAATTAACCCCAAACCAAAAGCATTATTCAGCAAATCAATTAAATAAGATAATTTATGACGCAATTTGTTTGCAGAAATACTCCAGCATTAAGCAGATTTGTAAAGAAACATTCTTAAAAACCCGAGAAAGAATCATTATGTCCTCACCATTTTAA
- the phnE gene encoding phosphonate ABC transporter, permease protein PhnE, whose amino-acid sequence MNNKTIQKIPLDHRDSKKIYAVVAAIFAVLIFSGFYLEISFIEMLMGLPSFVMFFFEKFFPPNADNFQQYIPAVVDTLGYAVISTYISTIFAFIFGILISENTNKFKTLRVITRGFVSILRNIPFIIWGALLVYIFGIGGIVGVLALILVTIGFLSKSYAESIDEISGDKLEALRANGSSYFQILFHGVIPQFVPAWINWTLFAFEINVRASAVLGLVGAGGIGVLIDTNINLFKYGEAITIIAVVVMIILLTELVTNSIRKRFV is encoded by the coding sequence ATGAATAATAAAACAATTCAAAAGATCCCGCTCGATCATAGAGATTCTAAAAAAATCTATGCAGTTGTGGCAGCCATCTTTGCCGTGTTGATTTTTTCCGGTTTTTATTTAGAGATTTCCTTTATAGAGATGCTCATGGGTTTACCAAGCTTTGTTATGTTTTTCTTTGAAAAGTTCTTTCCGCCAAACGCAGATAATTTTCAACAATATATTCCAGCGGTGGTCGATACACTCGGTTATGCGGTTATCTCAACCTACATTTCTACGATTTTTGCATTTATTTTCGGGATTTTAATCTCGGAAAATACGAATAAATTTAAAACATTGAGGGTGATTACCCGCGGTTTTGTATCAATATTACGAAATATCCCTTTTATTATTTGGGGAGCCTTATTGGTTTATATTTTCGGAATAGGCGGGATTGTTGGCGTTTTGGCGTTGATTCTTGTAACAATCGGATTTTTAAGTAAAAGTTACGCAGAATCGATCGATGAAATTTCTGGAGACAAGCTTGAAGCGTTACGGGCGAATGGTTCTTCTTATTTTCAAATCTTGTTTCATGGAGTCATCCCGCAGTTTGTTCCAGCTTGGATTAATTGGACGTTATTTGCTTTCGAAATTAATGTCCGTGCATCTGCTGTTTTAGGTCTTGTTGGAGCCGGCGGGATTGGCGTCTTAATTGATACAAATATTAATTTATTTAAATACGGAGAAGCGATTACGATTATTGCGGTCGTTGTCATGATTATTTTATTAACAGAGTTAGTAACCAATTCGATTCGTAAACGTTTCGTTTAA
- a CDS encoding carbohydrate kinase family protein, whose amino-acid sequence MQNYRSKNLSVVCVGELLIDFFCTEVDVDLIEGRQFLKSAGGAPANVSAAIAKLGGDAAFSGKVGKDPFGYFLKQTLNTVNVDTSMLVMDKKAATTLAFVSLKKNGERDFVFQRGADALLTMEDIDQDKISDAKILHFGSATAMLSDPFCTTYLKLMSNARDLGQFISFDPNYRGDLWKGRVNEFVTFAKKAIALSDFVKVSDDELEIITGTKDYEEGVNILHTIGAKIIAVTLGKRGTLLSNGKRNEIVKSIPVTSIDSTGAGDAFVGATLFRLANTDHIKSINNDFEQLREIVTFANKVGALVCTKIGAIEALPSIQEIERSLFQKYVEI is encoded by the coding sequence GTGCAAAATTATAGAAGTAAAAATCTTTCAGTTGTATGTGTTGGAGAGTTATTAATTGATTTCTTTTGTACTGAAGTTGACGTTGATTTAATAGAGGGACGTCAATTTTTAAAAAGTGCTGGCGGTGCACCGGCCAATGTATCAGCTGCGATAGCAAAATTAGGTGGAGACGCAGCGTTTAGCGGAAAAGTAGGAAAGGATCCGTTTGGTTATTTTTTAAAACAAACATTGAACACTGTAAATGTTGATACATCCATGCTTGTCATGGATAAGAAAGCAGCAACAACGCTGGCCTTTGTTTCATTAAAGAAAAATGGAGAGCGAGACTTTGTCTTCCAAAGGGGAGCAGATGCTCTGTTAACAATGGAGGATATAGATCAAGATAAAATAAGTGATGCGAAAATTCTCCATTTTGGTTCGGCAACAGCTATGTTATCTGATCCATTTTGTACAACCTATTTAAAGCTTATGTCCAATGCTAGGGATTTGGGTCAATTTATATCTTTTGATCCTAACTATCGCGGCGATTTATGGAAGGGAAGAGTCAATGAATTTGTTACATTCGCAAAAAAGGCGATAGCTTTAAGTGATTTTGTTAAGGTAAGTGATGACGAGCTGGAGATAATCACAGGTACTAAAGATTATGAAGAAGGTGTTAATATCCTTCATACAATTGGAGCCAAGATTATAGCGGTTACGCTAGGTAAAAGAGGAACACTGCTGTCTAATGGTAAGAGAAATGAAATTGTAAAAAGCATTCCTGTTACATCAATTGATTCTACAGGCGCAGGAGACGCTTTTGTCGGGGCAACTTTATTCAGATTAGCGAACACTGATCATATTAAATCTATTAATAACGATTTTGAGCAGCTACGTGAAATTGTGACTTTTGCGAATAAGGTTGGCGCTCTCGTTTGTACAAAAATAGGAGCGATTGAAGCACTGCCTTCTATTCAAGAGATAGAAAGATCTTTGTTTCAAAAGTATGTAGAAATTTAA